The window GCTGACAAACCAGCCGTGACGGTGATTAGTCAGGCTTGACTTAGGGACAAGGGAGACAAGGGAGAGGGGGAAGGGTGGGAGGAGTGGGAGGATGGTGAAGAAATCTTTCCCCCCACACTCCCCTCTCTCCCCACACTCCCCGCCCCTCCTATAACTCACGAATCTCTAGCAGTAACAATGACAACCGCATCAACCGTAGTTTTACCCCATCCTAGTGGTGATAAACGCCTGAAGATGCTAGACGCAACTATGAAGCGTCACCAGTATCAACAAGATGCCTTAATCGAAATTCTCCACAAAGCCCAAGAACTATACGGTTACTTAGAAAGCGACTTATTACTTTATATTGCTCATAAACTCAAACTGCCTCCCAGCCGAGTTTATGGTGTAGCGACTTTTTACCATTTATTTTCTTTAGCGCCCCAAGGAGTTCATAGTTGTGTGCTGTGTACAGGAACAGCTTGTTACGTCAAAGGCGCTCAAGCAATTTTGGCAAGTGTAGAAAAAATAACTCACATTCGGGCTGGTGAAACTACAACCAACGGTCAATTATCACTACTGACAGCAAGATGTTTAGGGGCTTGCGGAATTGCCCCGGCTGTGGTGTTTGATGGCACAGTCTTAGGCAATCAAACCCCAGAATCAGTTTGCGATCGCATCCAAGGATGGCTGGAAAATGGAACTCAATGAATTATTAGCAATTGCCAAACAAGAACGCTCTCAAGCTAAACCAGTACAAATTCGTTGCTGTACGGCTGCTGGCTGTTTATCTGGTAACGCCGCCAGCGTTAAACATGAACTGGAAGCAGGAATCAAAGCCGAAGGTTTAGAAAAAGATGTACAAGTTTCTGGTGTGGGCTGTATGCGTTTATGTTGCCAAGGGCCACTAGTTCAAGTTGACACCCCAGCAGGTAGTAAACTTTACGAACAAGTCACCACTCAAGACGCATTTGCAATTATTGAAGCCTTGGATGGCGGCAAAACCCATATTTCCGAAATAGATTTATCCCAGCCATTCTTTAGTTATCAAAAACCCATCGTTTTAGAAAATAGCGGCAAAATTGACCCCGAAAAAATTCAAGCTTATATTGCCGCTAAGGGTTATCAAGCTCTCTACCATGTGTTGCGAGAAATGACCCCAGGTGAAGTAGTCGAGACAATTAGCCGTAGTGGTTTGCGCGGACGGGGAGGCGCAGGTTATCCCACAGGAATTAAATGGGCGACTGTTGCTAAAGCCAAAAGCGGCCGCAAATTTGTTATCTGTAACGCCGATGAAGGTGATCCCGGCGCATTTATGGATCGGAGTGTCCTAGAGAGTGATCCCCATCGCGTTTTAGAAGGAATGGCGATCGCGGCTTATGCCGTTGGAGCCAATCAAGGTTATATTTATGTCCGGGCAGAATATCCCGTGGCAATTCATCGGCTGCAAACGGCCATCCATCAAGCCCAACGCCTTGGTTTATTGGGTAGCCAAATTTTTGAATCTCCCTTTGACTTCAAAATCGATATCCGCATTGGTGCTGGGGCTTATGTCTGCGGTGAAGAAACTGCCTTAATGGAGAGTATCGAAGGTAAACGCGGCCTACCTCATCCCCGCCCACCCTATCCGGCTGAATCGGGTTTGTGGGGTCATCCCACCTTAATTAACAACGTCGAAACCTTCGCTAACATCGCACCAATTATTCGTAACGGTGCTGACTGGTTTGCGAATATTGGGACGGAAAAAAGCAAAGGGACAAAAGTTTTCGCTCTCGCAGGCAAAATCCGCAACACAGGCTTAATCGAAGTCCCAATGGGAACCTCCTTACGACAAATTGTCGAAGAAATGGGAGGCGGTATTCCCGATGGTGGTACAGCTAAAGCAGTACAAACAGGTGGCCCTTCTGGGGGATGTATCCCTGCTTCCGCCTTTGATACACCTGTAGATTATGAATCCCTGACAAACCTCGGCTCAATGATGGGTTCCGGCGGCATGATTGTCATGGACGATAGTACCAACATGGTAGACGTTGCCCGCTTCTTCATGGAATTTTGCATGGATGAATCCTGCGGTAAGTGTATTCCTTGCCGCGTCGGCACTGTGCAGATGCACAAATTATTAACCAAACTCATGCAAGGCAAAGCAACTCAAGCTGATATGACGCTCCTGGAAGAACTGTGCGATATGGTCAAACACACCAGCCTGTGCGGTTTAGGACAATCTGCACCCAACCCCGTCTTGAGTACATTACGCTACTTCCGCGAGGAATACGTTGAGTTGATTGAAGAGTACTTGGAGTTGATTAAGGAGGAGGAAGTAATGGTGTAAGGGTTTAGAGATGTAAGGGTGTGAGGACTAGAGATTAGTGACAAATATTACTAGTTTGCGCGATGTGCGACTTATTCTTGACACCCCTCTCCAAACCTCTCACGCCAGTCGCTACAACGGAGGGAACCTCCGCAACGCGCTGGCTCCCCGGAGCGGAGAGAGGCTTTGAATCTTGCTCCCCTTCCCTAGTAGGGAAGGGGTTGGGGGTTAGGTTTTAGAGAAAGTTGCACACGGCGTTAGTTTTCTAAGTATTAAACCTGAATTTTTAAACCATAACCCTCAACCTCTAACCCCTAATCCCTAGTCCCTCACCTGTAACCTGTAACCTCTCACCTAAATTATGACCGTAAAAACCTTAACAATTAATGGTCAACTGGTCAGCGCCAGCGAAGAAGAAACGTTGCTAGATGCAGCGCAAGCAGCCGGAATTCATATTCCCACACTGTGCCATGTAGAAGGTGTGGGAGATGTCGGTGCTTGTCGGCTGTGTTTAGTTGAGATTGCCGGCAGTAGTAAATTACAACCTGCTTGCGTGACAAAAGTTAACGAAGGAATGGAGGTTTACACCAATAGCGATCGCCTGCAAAAATACCGTCGGACAATTGTTGAAATGCTGTTTGCGGAAGGCAATCACATTTGTTCTGTGTGCGTAGCAAACGGTAATTGCGAATTACAAGACTTAGCGATTGAAATGGGTATGGATCATGTACGTTTAGATTATCACTTCCCCAATCGCAAAGTAGATGTTTCCCACGATCGCTTCGGTATTGACCATAACCGATGTGTGCTGTGTACTCGTTGTGTCCGTGTTTGTGACGAAATCGAAGGCGCTCACACTTGGGATATGGCAGGCAGGGGTACAAACTCCCATGTCATTACTGACTTGAGCCAGCCCTGGGGAACATCTCAAACTTGTACCTCTTGTGGTAAATGTGTCAACGCTTGCCCCACAGGTGCGATTTTCTACCAAGGTTCCAGTGTTGGGGAAATGAAACATCATCGGGACAAACTTGATTTCTTAGTTACCGCAAGAGAAAAACAGCAATGGAATTTTTAGCCGTTGATTTTGAGTCGAAGCCAGGAGATATATATGAAACTCCGTCGCATCCGAAACATATTTTGGTGGTTGCTAGTAGTCAGTATTTTGACAATATCTATATTCCTGGCTTTAGCAAGTCCCACATCACCAACGGCGATCGCATCTGTTACACATTTAGAAGCCGCCCCTGGCGAAATACTTTATCGCTCACAAACAAAATTAGATGATCAATCAGGACACGTCTGGCAAGTGGTTCTATTTAAGCAAATTTATCCTGGTCAAAATACCAGTGTAAATCTGCGGCTTGTGGGTTTTCCCAACTCCGCCGAATTAATTCATCCCCAACCCCTGAAAATCACCACCGCATCCGGCAAAGTGTTCACAGCCTCTGACGTGTTCCTCGATGAAGCCCCAGCCCCAACTATCGGCCAGTACAACTTCCAAAATATCTTGCCCCAATTACCCAACGAACCCCTACAACTCGCCATTCCTTTACCTGGACAGAAGTCGATCAATATTTCAGTCCCTTACCCTGTCGTCCTGGAATGGCAGGAAGTTATGAGGGATGAGTAGGGAGTGTGGGAGTTTGGGAGGTGTGGGGAGTGTGGGGAGTGTGGGAAGTGTGGGAAGTGTGGGGAGTGTGGGGAGTGTGGGGAGTGTGGGGAGTGTGGGAAGTGTGGGGAGTGTGGGAAGAGAGGGGGGAAAGATTTCTTCACCATCCTTCCAAACCTCCCCCCTCACCCTTGTCTCCCCCCTCGCCCTTGTCTCCCCCCTCGCCCTTGTCTCCCCCCTTGCCCTTGTCTCCCACCTCGCCCTTGTCTCCCCCCACTCCCAACTCCCAACTCCCCACTCCCCACTCCCCACTCCCCACTCCCCACTCCCCAAAATCAACTATGACTCGCTTACGACTAGCAACAGTATGGTTAGGCGGCTGTTCTGGCTGTCACATGTCCTTTCTAGATTTAGATGAATGGCTGATAGATTTAGCCGGACTGGTGGATATTGTTTACAGCCCATTCGCTGATATTAAAGAATATCCCCAGGATGTAGATGTAGTTTTGGTGGAAGGTGCGATCGCTAATGAAGAACACTTAACCACAATCCGCACCGTTCGAGAACGTTCTAAACTCTTAATTTCCTTTGGTGATTGTGCTGTGACGGGCAATGTTACCGCCTTACGTAATCCATTAGGTAGCGCCGAACCAGTACTCCAGCGATGTTATGTCGAACTTGTGGATCTTCATCCCCAAATACCCCAAGAACCCGGCATAGTACCCCCGCTATTAGATCAAGTCACACCTGTACATTACGTAGTCCCCGTTGATATTTATTTACCCGGTTGTCCACCCTCAGCAACACGCATTCGCGCCGCATTAGAACCGCTTTTAAAAGGTGAAAAACCACAACTCGCAGGACGCGAATTAATCAAATTTGGTTAAATTTCTCCCTTGTCCACCTTGTCTCCCTTGTCTCCCTTGTCCCCTTATTCCCCACTCTATAGGAGATTTATTATGCTAAAAGCCGCAGACATTATGACAAAAGATGTAGCCACCATTCGTAGCTCTGCCACAGTTGCAGAAGCAGTACAGTTAATGCGGGCTAGAGATTGGCGGGCGTTAATTGTTGACCGTCGCCACGAACAAGATGCTTACGGCATTATTAGCGAGAGCGATATTGTCTATAAAGTTATTGCTTATGGTAAAGACCCTCATAAAACACGGGTATACGAGGTTATGACCAAGCCTTGCATCGCAATTAATCCCGACTTGGGTTTAGAATATGTCGCGCGGTTGTTTGCTCAACATCGTTTACACAGAGCGCCTGTTATCCAAGGTGAACTGGTAGGGATCATTTCGCTGACTGATATTTTGGCTTTAAGTGACTTTCTGGAACAACCCCGGTCGATTCTTTTAGAACAACAACTACAAGAAGAGATTAAAAAAGCTCGCGCCATCTGCATAGAAAAAGGTATCCACTCAGAAGAATGCGCCGCAGCTTGGGATGCAGTGGACGAAATGCAATCAGAAATCGCACATCAAACAGCCGTCAAAATCGACAGCACAGCTTTTGAAGATTACTCGGAAAGTGTGAAGTATGAAGTGTGAAGTGAGGGGACAAGGAAGACACGGGCGACAAGGGAGACAAGGAGGACAAGGGAGACAAGGAGGACACACAAGCATCTTTCTACCTTGTCTCCCCACACTCCCCACACTCCCCACACTCCCCACACTCCCCACACTCCCCACTCAGCACTCTTAACCAGCAATGACTAAAAAAATCGTTATCGATCCCGTTACCCGCATTGAAGGACATGCCAAGATTAGTATTTTTTTGGATGATACTGGTCAAGTGAGTGATGCTCACTTTCATGTCACAGAATTTCGTGGGTTTGAGAAGTTTTGCGAAGGTCGGCCGTTGTGGGAAATGCCGGCAATTACCGCTAGGGTTTGTGGTATTTGTCCGGTGAGTCACTTGTTAGCTTCAGCTAAAGCAGGCGATCGCATTTTAGCTGTTACTATCCCACCGACAGCTGCTAAACTCCGAAGATTGATGAATTTAGGGCAAATTCTCCAATCCCATGCACTGAGCTTCTTTCATCTCAGCGCCCCTGATTTTTTATTGGGAATGGATAGTAATCCCCAAACCCGCAATGTCTTTGGTTTAATTGCAGCAGAACCAGAATTTGCCCGTGGTGGAATTCGTTTACGTCAGTTTGGTCAAGAAATTATTGAGTTACTGGGAGGACAAAAGATTCACCCAGCTTGGGCGGTTCCCGGTGGTGTGCGCGAACCACTCACATCAGAAAAACGCAGCCATATCCAAAACCGCATTCCCGAAGCCCGCGCCACGATTTTAAATGCGTTGGCGAGATTTAAAAACTTGCTCGACGATTATGCCGCCGAAGCCCAAACCTTTGGTAATTTCCCTAGTTTATTTATGGGGTTAGTCACTCCCAATGGTTTATGGGAAACTTACGATGGACATCTCCGCTTTGTGGATAGTGCAGGTAACATCCTTGCCGATAAACTTGATCCCACGCGCTATCAAGAATTTATTGGGGAAGCAGTTCAACCAGACTCTTACTTAAAATCTCCCTACTACCGACCCTTGGGTTATCCTAACCAAAATGACCATTGTCGGATAGATAGTGGGATGTATCGGGTAGGGCCACTAGCACGACTAAATATTTGTAATCGAATTGGCACACCTTTAGCTGATCAAGAATTACAAGAATTCCGCGATCGCGGTCAAGGTACAGTCAAATCATCTTTCTTTTATCACTATGCCCGCTTAATCGAAATTATCGCTTGTATCGAACACATTGAAATTTTACTTAACGACCCAGACATTTTATCAACACGACTGCGTGCCGAAGCAGGCATTAACCAACTAGAAGGAGTTGGTGTCAGCGAAGCACCACGCGGCACATTATTTCATCATTATCGCGTTGATGAAAATGGGTTACTGCAAAAAGTCAACTTAATCATTGCCACAGGACAAAATAACCTAGCAATGAATCGTACAGTTGCTCAAATTGCCCGACATTTCATTCAAGGTAATGATATTCCTGAAGGAATGCTCAACCGTGTCGAAGCCGGGATTCGTGCCTTTGACCCCTGTTTAAGTTGTTCAACTCACGCCGCCGGACAAATGCCTTTACAAATTCAACTAATAGCAGCCGATGGCAATATTATCAATCAAGTTTGGCGGTATTAAACTGTGGGTGTTGCTGAATTAGGAGATGAAATTTCAGGTACTCAAATGTAAAACTCCTTGTTCTCTCTGCGCCTCTGCGCCTCTGCGTGAGATAATTCATCCTGCATTTATGCAGCACCAAACTGTGCTAATAATGTCTCCACACTCGCATTATGATCTAAAAAAGAAAACAAATGGCGATAAAGTAATTTGCCATCTTTATCTAACACAAACTGCGCTGGTAAAGGCGCTCCCAAAGCTTGCCCAACTCGATATCTCCGAAATACTTGGCAACTGGGATCACTTAACAAAGGCATTTTTAAGCCTAAATCTTGGACAACTATTTGACTCTGCTTTTCATCAGTACTTGTAATCATTAATACTTCAATACCACGTTTTGTAAATTCCTCATAGTTTTCATTCAAAGCTTTAATATGGGGATAACAAAACGGGCAGTATTGCTTTTCGGTAAAGATACGAGTAAACGCCAGTAATACTGGTTGCTTACCACGATAATCTGATAATTTTACTAAATTACCGTTAGTAATATCCGGTAGTTGAAAATCTGGTGTGCCTATTTCTAAATGAAAGTAACTAGTTGCGGGTATTGGCAAAAAGTTACGGAAAAATCGCTCATTAAATAAGCCTCTAAAATCAGTTGAAGTTAGCATAACAAGCCTCACAATAATAATTTCGTGTTTTTGTTTGAAATATTGATAATGGATATATCCATTTTATCCTCCTATCATTATCCTATCCTGCTTCCCGATGTAGCATACAGATGAGAAAAAATAGATAACAGACACCATTACCTACTCAACTTTTGGTGTTTCCTCAGAATTAGTTGTTTCTTGTTGATTGCTAGACTGTAAAGTCTCACGAGTTATTAAAAACTTTTTACCTAAATCTGTAACACAAAAATATTTAGTTAAATCGATTGGTTGTCTACCATAATCGCTTGCTTTCACCAAATCGCTAATATAACCAGAATTAGTCTGAATTAATTTCAAATCTCGCAAACGTCTTAATTCATCAGCGACCTTTTCTGACACATAAAAGTTATAGTTAGTATTTGCTTGTAAATGCTGATCAAGTTGAGCAATCTTTTCATAATCTTTATCTCCTAATAAAAAATTATACATAAACGCTTGCATTTCTTCTAAGTTTTTTTGTTGCTTTTCTAACTGTTCTAGTTGTTGTGCTTGCAGTTCATCGATTTCTTTTTTCTGTTTATTGACTTCTTGCTTTAGTTCCCTAAACTTAGCTGTAATCCCACCTTCTTTAGAAATACCAAAATCCTCTAATCTATTGAGCAAATTAGAGTTGAAAAATAAAATAATAGCAATAACTAAAATATCAGGAATTTCTATTTTTCTGGGCTGTTGTCCTTCTTTAAAAAAGATGGGACTAATTAAGCTAAATATCAGATATCCTAATGCTAATAGCGAGACAATTTCAATCCACCAATTTCTGCGAGCTTTATTCTGATCGTCCTGTGGTTTCTGCTTTGTTTGGTTTTGATTATTTTCTTGATTCATCAGTGACTACTTTTAATTTAATAAGACAGAAACACGGTATAAGGAAATTGCAACGTATTTTTTATACCAATTCCATGAGAGGCTACATATCAACGTAGGTTGTGCAATTCCCAAAAATTATAAATTAATAAGTCAGCAAATTTTTAGCATTGCCCACCTTACCTTAATAGGATTTACGCAACTCGCATATTTTTTCTGTAGGGTGTGTGACGCGACGAGAAGATTTGAACGGAGTCATCAGATTTATAGCGTCACGCACCAACCACCAATTATGACACTTACGTAAGTCTCGCTTAATCGCAATAAAGTAGCAGATGTAAGTTGATAAGATGTAACCGTATTTTTTTGTAATTTACAAACCCATGACAGTACGATAATGAGCTTCAATCTCCACGACAGTTGGCGAATAACGCTGAATATCCCACTGACTGCGTTGGAATAATTCTTGTCGCAACTCATCAACATTAATCTTAGTTACTTGATGATTATCTACTATTTGTTTGCCATTTACCCACACACTATCAACAGCGTTTGTCGGTCTACCTAAAACTAATAGACCGATGGGATCAGTCCGAGGTAATAATGATAAACTGGTCAAATCATAAAGGACTAAATCAGCTTGTTTACCAACATTTAAAGAACCAATTTTATCTGACATATTCAAACCTTTAGCACCACCCAAAGCTGCCATTTCTGTTGCTTGTCGGGGTGTAATCCAATATTGATAATCTCGTTCTGTGGTGTTGTGCAGAATTGAACCAATTTTAATCGCTTCTAATAAATCTTGGGAATCATTACTCGAAGCACCATCACAACCAAATGTGACATTTACTTGAGCTTGGCGATATTTTAAAATTGGCGCAATTCCACTGCCTAAACGCAAATTACTTAAGGGATTATGCACAACTGTAGATTGAGTTTCGGCGAGAATTTCAATATCCAATTCATTTAACCACACACAATGGGCGAGAGAAGTCCGATCGCCTAAATAACCCAGGCGTTTAAGATGTTCAACAGCACTACAACCGTATTTTTCCTGGGCGAGTTTTTCTTGGGCTTTGGTTTCCAACAAATGGGAGTGACGACATAAATTATAGCGATCGCTCAACTCAATACAACCAGTAAATAAAGCATCACTACACAACTGAATCCCCGTAGGCGCAACTAAAATACTCACCCCTTCATCCGGGCGATGAAATTGTCTAACGGCTTCCTCCACAAGTGCTAAAGTTTCCGCAGTCGAACGAAAATAAGGCTCGTGGTTACGTTCATTTTCCCCAGAAGGAATACCGGCGGTTAAAGATTCATCTTGAATTAACGGTGCAATAAAAGCCCGAATCCCAATTTCTCGGTAAGCGCGAACCGCCGCCGTGATGGTTTCTAACTCTTCCCCAGGAATCAGTACCAAATGATCTACAACACTCGTACCCCCAGATAGTAAAGTTTCTACCGCCGTTCCCAAGGCGCTGAGATAGACTTTTTCTGTGTCGAGGGGGGGGAAATCATACAACTGCGCCAACCATAATTCTAAGGGCAAAGGCGGAATAATTCCCCGTTGCCACTTTTCCGAAGAATGGGTGTGGGCGTTAACAAAACCGGGTAGTAGTAGCTTATATTCGCCGTTAACTGCCGTCCCCACAACATCAAGATGAGGTGCGATCGCTGCAATTTTACCATCTACAACCTGCACATCTGTGGTGGAGTACCCATCATCAGTAGAAATTAAGACATTTTTAATAGTAAAGTTCACGATTTAAACCTTGATTAAGTAATTGAACGCTCTACCTGTTTTCAAGTTACAAAATAGAAATAGGTGTTGGGTGTTGCAAATTTATGAATCAGCCTCTGCGGACTTTGGGAGTTGCGCCAAATGCTTGGATGGTAGATCATGCGATCGCAGATATTACCCGTTCTCCCAAAAACCCACAACCCGTTATCTTAACAACCGAAACTAAAACCCTGCGCCTTGACTTGGCAAAAGCCGCAATTCTTGTTATTGACATGCAAAACGACTTTTGTCATCCCGATGGCTGGTTAGCGCACATTGGCGTGGATGTGACTCCCGCACGTCAACCCATTGAACCGTTAAATAATTTACTGCCCAAACTGCGTCATGTTAACGTGCCGGTAATTTGGGTAAATTGGGGTAATCGTCCCGACTTACTCAATATCAGTGCGGCTTCCCGTCACGTCTATAACCCTAGCGGTGATGGTGTGGGCTTAGGCGACTGCTTACCCAAAAACGGTGCTAGGGTATTAATGGCAGGTAGCTGGGCAGCAGCCGTAGTTGATGAACTACCACAGTTACCCGAAGATATCCGCATCGACAAATACCGTATGAGTGGCTTTTGGGACACACCCTTAGATAGTATTCTGCGGAATTTGGGAATTACTACAATATTTTTTGCTGGTGTGAATGCTGATCAATGTGTATTAACTACACTCTGTGACGCTAATTTTTTAGGATATGACTGCATTTTAGTTAAAGATTGTACCGCGACAACTTCACCCGATTATTGTTGGTTAGCAACCTTATACAACGTTAAACAATGCTTTGGTTTCGTCACCGATTCCCAAGCAATTTTCACAGCTTTAAGCCACCCCAAATTAACAGGAGAGGATGATTAAGATGCACTCTACTCGTTGCGTAATTCCTGTTATTAAATCTCCCAAAGATTATCAAGCATACCGCATCAGCCCTCATGATAGTAATCGATTAGCAATTATCTTTGATTCCACCAACGCCAATACTTCTTTAACTTGTTGTGTAGAAATATTTGATGTGGGTGGACAGACACCGCCAAATCGTCATCAATGGGCAGTAGAAATGTTTTTTATTCTCAAAGGTGAAGGAGTAGCTATTTGTGATGGTAAAAAAGTCGCTATTAAAGCCGGAGATAGTTTATTAGTACCGCCCACAGGCACACACTTAATTAAAAATACAGGCTCTAGCCGCCTGTATACCTTAACAATTATGGTTCCAAATGAAGACTTTGCTGAATTAATTCGCAGTGGCACACCTGTAGAATTAGATGCAGAAGATATGGCAGTATTTGGCAGGTTAGATACCTTTATGCCTTATTGAATAAAAATTCAGAGAATTTTAGAAAATTGTAGGGTGCGTTGAAGCAAAGCGTAACGCACCTTATTGGCATTGCAAGTCTAACTATGTTGCTTTTTACGGGAATTTACGGCAATCTGGATGTAGTCACTGCCTATAGCGTCTATGTTTGATGCCTTCTTAGCTCACAATAGTCAGTTGTAGGTGGCTTTGGGTGGTCGCTTTCTCTTCTCTCGCGCAGAGACTTGTAAAGTGTATCACGCCCTAACGGGAAGTCAAAAGTCAAAAATCAAAAGTCAAAAGATTATCTTTCCAGAAGTAGCGACTGTCTTAAAAATCAAGCTCATCATTTTATCTTTTTTCAATAAACCTCATCATGAGTGCCAATATCAACTAGCACGATCTCATCCTCATCAGATGTAAGGTTGGGTGTAGCGATAGCGATAGCGTAACCCAACCTTACTATTTTCTAAAGGAAAAAGACTCATCATCAAATCTGTTTCCTGTCACCTGTTTCCTATAATGTATCCATTGCCACCTGTGCCTGTGGATTTTATGCTTAGATTATATGGTTTGAAAAATTTTGTTACTACTATGTCCATAAAGTTATCAGGTCAGTTTAGTACATTGTCGATAATGCCTTTATTTTTGGGAAGTTCCTTGGCGATGATTTCCCAGATTTATCCAGCCCAAGCACAAATCAACAATCATCATCTTTTGTTGTCACAACAAACAGTCATTGAAACTTTACCACCACCGCCAGATACTTCCGTTACCCCAGATAATCAACAAACTTTGCCCCAAATACAACCAGGGCAAATTGAGCAATATGATTCTACTCCTTTTCCCTACCCATCTACAGATAATCAGTCTCAACAAAATCCTGTATTAATTCAACCGAGTCAGCCCAATCAATATAGCCAAAACTTTGAACGTTACTTTGTCTATGTTGACAGTGATAATTACCAAACACTGCAAAGAGTCCGGCAAATTGAACCAGAGGCTTACATCCGTCCATATCAAGGACGTTCGATTATTCAGTCAGGAGTGTTTAACAGGCGATCTAACGCTGAGGATCGGGTGAGACAACTAGAATTTTCTGGTATTCGTGGTGCAAGAATTGTCAGCTTTTCTAACGGGCAGGAAATACAAAATTTTAGCAGTAGTAATAGTAGCAGCAATTCTCAAAAGAGAAGTAATCGGTATTATGTTGTGATTCCTGGGAGAACTCAAGATTTACCTGTAATTGCTAATACAATCATCCGTAAAAGTGGCTATTCTAGCTTAGTGCAAGAAAGACAAAGACCCTTTGGCCCTCATGTAGCTGTAGGGCCATTTGTGGAACGGGGTGATGCAGATAGATGGAATAGATATGTCCGGGATTTAGGATTTGGTGATGCGAGGGTTTATTACGCTAGGTAAGTGCTGAGTGCCGAGTTCTGAGTTA is drawn from Aulosira sp. FACHB-615 and contains these coding sequences:
- a CDS encoding amidohydrolase, with amino-acid sequence MNFTIKNVLISTDDGYSTTDVQVVDGKIAAIAPHLDVVGTAVNGEYKLLLPGFVNAHTHSSEKWQRGIIPPLPLELWLAQLYDFPPLDTEKVYLSALGTAVETLLSGGTSVVDHLVLIPGEELETITAAVRAYREIGIRAFIAPLIQDESLTAGIPSGENERNHEPYFRSTAETLALVEEAVRQFHRPDEGVSILVAPTGIQLCSDALFTGCIELSDRYNLCRHSHLLETKAQEKLAQEKYGCSAVEHLKRLGYLGDRTSLAHCVWLNELDIEILAETQSTVVHNPLSNLRLGSGIAPILKYRQAQVNVTFGCDGASSNDSQDLLEAIKIGSILHNTTERDYQYWITPRQATEMAALGGAKGLNMSDKIGSLNVGKQADLVLYDLTSLSLLPRTDPIGLLVLGRPTNAVDSVWVNGKQIVDNHQVTKINVDELRQELFQRSQWDIQRYSPTVVEIEAHYRTVMGL
- a CDS encoding cysteine hydrolase family protein; translated protein: MNQPLRTLGVAPNAWMVDHAIADITRSPKNPQPVILTTETKTLRLDLAKAAILVIDMQNDFCHPDGWLAHIGVDVTPARQPIEPLNNLLPKLRHVNVPVIWVNWGNRPDLLNISAASRHVYNPSGDGVGLGDCLPKNGARVLMAGSWAAAVVDELPQLPEDIRIDKYRMSGFWDTPLDSILRNLGITTIFFAGVNADQCVLTTLCDANFLGYDCILVKDCTATTSPDYCWLATLYNVKQCFGFVTDSQAIFTALSHPKLTGEDD
- a CDS encoding cupin domain-containing protein codes for the protein MHSTRCVIPVIKSPKDYQAYRISPHDSNRLAIIFDSTNANTSLTCCVEIFDVGGQTPPNRHQWAVEMFFILKGEGVAICDGKKVAIKAGDSLLVPPTGTHLIKNTGSSRLYTLTIMVPNEDFAELIRSGTPVELDAEDMAVFGRLDTFMPY